The DNA sequence ATCTTGAAGGCTTATAGAGAGTTGCGTGAGACGATCTCCTTTTTTATGGAGATTATTCTTAAGAATACTTGACTTAGAGACAATTGCCCCTATAAGAAGAATAAAGACAAAGAGAAGCCCTGCCATTAAATCTGCATAAGAGATCCAAAAGTTGGTTCCGTTGTCAGTACTTTTATTTTTAAACATTATTACTGCTTCTCATTTTCTTCTTTGTGCTGATCTGATATCTTGGATATTTGAGTACTCTGTTCTGCAATCATGCGAGCAAAAGTAGTAAGTTTTTCTACGATCTGACTCACTTCATTATCTATTTTATCAAATGTATGTTCAACAGAACCGTCAAAATGCTTCATAGATTCTCGAATCTCTCTAGCATTTTCATTAAAGGTCTCGATATCATTTTTGATAGCATCTATTGTACCAACACCCTCTCTTCTGTCATATATTGACTCAAGTGTTTCACGAAGTTCTTGTGAAGCTACCTGCATATTCTTGGTAACCTGAGAAAACCCTTCGGTTGCATGGGTAACAATTGTCATAAAATTCTTGAGGTATTGGTCGTTCATTGTGTGAATAAAGTCTATATTGAATATCTCTTTAAGTGTCTGCACAACCTGCTGATCTTTTAGTTTGCTTTGCATATGCTCGTATTTAATTAGATCTACCTGTCTCCAAATACGTGTACGATAGCGCCTTTCAAGATTGTAAAGTTTTTTATCAATTTTTGTATTACCTCTTTTTTCAAAATAGGTCCAAATAAGTGAAAGTGTAATACCATAGATAGAAGCATAAAATGCCGTACCAATACCAGACAGCAGTACTGAAATTTCTCGATCGAGTGCATTGGTATCTTTTACAGTAAAATCTGGCATAGAGATGGCAATAGCAATAAAGGTTCCCAAAATACCAAGCATAGGGAAGATTGAAGTGGCAACACGTGCAAAATGATCATTCCGAATCTCTTTACAGTATGCTTCCATGAAGTCTTTCACATTCAAGGTTGACTTGGTCTCTCTCATAATAGTCAGCGCATTAGCATCCAGCTCCATTTTCAATCTATTCTCCATATGGGCAGAAGACCTATCTATATAGCAAGCAGTAAAAGTAGCATTGTGGCGTACAAAAAATGTAAATACTACAAGGATAAATGAGATAATAATAAGTGTATGTGATTCTACTTTCAGTGGAAACAGATTCATATATCCTGCTACAAGCACTAAAAGAAGGAATAACGGTATGATACTAATAGCAAGTACCTTGTCAGGACATGAAGGCTGAATAGGGTTGGTTTCTTTGATATTGGTCATGTAGGGATTCCTCCAATGAAGTCAATTTGATAATTATATCCAAACACTCTAATAATTATACCCAAACACTCTAAGTTTATAATCCATTCTTATTAATATTATCCTTATAGATATGTATACATAGTGATGTTTAACATTATTTCAATTATAATCAAAAAGAAAAAAGTGCGAAGGAGAGATCATCAAAGGGTTTATACTACAAGTTCGCAAGGCAAAAGATGAAGACTCTATCGTTCTGATTATCACCTGCAACCATATCCGTACTTACTATCGCTTTTATGGGGCAAGGCACTCCATCCTTCAGCTTGGCAACCTTGTTGACTTCGAAGTTGAAGGAGAAGATGGTCGTTTTCTGCCTAGACTACGTTCCCTTTCTCATATTGGGTTTCACTGGCAGTTTGACCATAACTACTTGATGCTTTGGCACAATTTTATTCAAAAATTTGAGTCCCACCTAAAGGATGCTGACGAACTTAATCCATTCTACTTTGACCTACTGCTTAATGCTGCCAAGCGCTGGGGAAAACAAAACCCCAAACGCATCATCTGTGAAAGCTATCTTAGTATACTACACCATGAAGGCAGACTCTATCCAAATGGGCATTGCTATATCTGTGAACAACCTATTAACGAAGAGATTGCTTTAATGCAGTCCTTTAAACCGGCACATCCTGGCTGTATCTACTCTCCTGCCCTACCAGCAAAAAAGATATTTGATTTTTTAAAGAGCAAAAAAAGTACTTTCCTAGAAGATAGTGAGGTAGAGGTTCTCTACAGCGTCATCATGAAAGGGTTTTAATAAAAAACCTATGCTTTCTTCACAAACTCTTGTTTGAGTTTAATCTGACCCACACCAGATACTTTGCAATCAATGTTGTGTCCATCATTACCTTCAACCAAACGAATACCCTTTATCTTGGTACCTACCTTAATGCCACTGCTGCTGCCCTTGACTTTAAGATCTTTAATAACAGTCACCGTATCACCGTCAGTAAGAATATTACCGTTGGCATCTTTAATAGTTAAGCTTGAATCCTCTTCGGTTATCGCATTTTTGCTCCATTCATGGGCACATTCTGGACAGATATAGAGATTGCCGTCTTCATAGGTATATTCGCTGTTACACTTTGGACAATTTGGTATATTTTCCACAGTTTTTCCTTTTTCATTTTATGGTGTATTTTACTCTTTTAAGTTAAAATTACACAATCAGATTGATGTAGTTAGGTTATAATATTTAAAAATATGGATATGGTTATTATTGCTATATACTCTTTCAATCATTTTTATCCCTTATCCCAAAAAAAATAGATAAGATTAGGAAACAGTACCACAATCCCAAGTGCTATAAGTTGTAGCATGATAAATGGTATAACTCCTTTATAGATATCAATCGTGCGTACTTTATCCCCTGCTGCCCCTTTGAGATAAAAGAGTGCAAAACCAAAGGGTGGTGTAAGAAAACTTGCTTGAAGATTCATTGCAATAAGGATGGCAAACCAAATGGGATCAATGCCAAAACTTGCTACAATAGGTACCAGTATAGGCACTACCACAAAAGCAATCTCAATAAAATCAATAAAAAAACCTAACAGAAATATTACTATCATAGCAATAAAAATAAACATCCATTGATCACCAATCTTACCGGTAAAGAAGTGTAATGCCATATCACCTCCTCCAAGCTCATTAAAGACTAGCGAAAAAGCTGTTGCCCCAATGAGTATCATGAAGATCATTGCAGTAAGTTTAACCGTTTCCACAGAGGCATATCGCAATAATTCATAAGAAAATACCCTATTATAGGTTGCCAATACTATCGAACCCAATACACCAATTGCTGCAGACTCGGTTGGTGAAGCAATACCAACAAAGATGCTTCCTAGTACCGCACCAATAAGTAATAAGGGAGGAATGATTGCCTTAAATGCTCCTTTTGCTATCTGTACATAAGGTTGTTCTAGTGTAATGGCAGGTGCTACTGAAGGTTTTATTAAGGCATAGAGCAGGATATAGAGAACATAAAGTACAATCAGAAGCAGTCCTGGTATCACTGCTGCTTTAAAAAGGTCGCCCACACTCAAATGCATTTGATCGCCTAGTACAATCAGTACGATAGAGGGAGGAATTAACTGTCCAAGTGTACCGCTTGCTGCAATGGCACCACTTGCTACGGATGAGGCGTATCCGTGTTTAAGCATCAGTGGTAATGCAATAAGGCTCATCATTACCACTGAGGCACCGACAATTCCTGTACTTGCTGCCAAAATGGCACCCACCAATATCACCGAAACAGCCACTCCTCCGCGTACTGGACCAAAGAGTTTCCCCATTGATTCGAGCAATACTTCTGCCATTTTAGATTTTTCAAGAATAAGACCCATTAAAATAAAGAGTGGTATTGCCATTAATGTAATGTTGCCCATTATACCATAAGTACGATAGGGAAGCATCTCTAGTACATGCGGTCCCACTTCATCACTAATGAGTGCAAAAAAGAGTGCTGTACCGCCAAAAACAAATGCCACCTGAAAGCCTGCTAACAGCAATATGAGTGCCATACCAAACATAAGAAAGACCGGATCAAACCAAAATGTTACACGATTGTACCATGCTATATAGACAAGAGTAGCCACAAAAACCACCCCTGAAAAGGTTTTCAAAAGCATTACTTTATTGTCAAGCTTATAGTAGGCTTTAAGTATTTCACTTATTGCTTGCAACATCAGCAATACAAAGGCAAGGAGAAGTATGGATTTCACAATCCATCGACTTCCTAGTCCACCTGGATCAGCAGAAATTTCATGTTGTATGTAACTCTGAAGAGTCATATCGTATGCATACATGATCATCATTGCATTAAAAGGGATGACCAGTAGCATCATCGCAAGAATCTGCACAATCACTTTGGTGTCATGCGTATAACGTTCGAAAAAAATATCTACCCGTACATGCTTATCATGCTTCAGTGCATAGCTGATCCCAAGAAGAAATACTACATCAAACAGGTGCCATTCGAGCTCTTGCAATGCAATGGATCCCTCAGAGAAAAGATATCGCATGAGTGCGTCGTAGGAGACGAGCAATGCAAGTACAAAGACAAGTATGGCTGCTAAAAATCCAGCATATTTTGAAAGTTGTTCAAGTAGATGGGAGTATTTCACTTAAAAATCCTATATAAAAAAGTAAACAAATCAATTGCTTACTTGGATATCTATTTTTATATGCATAAGGCGTATTCATTATAGGTAAATGGCACAACATTGTCAATATTTAGCAGACACAAAACAACCTCATTACTTATTGCTTCCAATAGGTATCAAGTCGCTTGAACCACCCCTCTCTCCAACGTACTTCACCACGATTTTGTGGTGCGTTCTTAATACGTTTTTCAAGTATGGATTTGGCTGAATCAGCAAATGCTTTATACTTATTTGGATGGTTCATATCCATGTGTTCAAGTACTTGTAGCAACCCCCATCCTTTCCCGTGATAACGTTCACTCTTAAGTGTTCCTTCTCCTTTAAAGTTGGTGTAATCAATCAGAATATAGAGCCCCTGCGCATCCACACTACCCTCTTTTTTGTAAAGAATATGGTTAAAATGCCTCTGAACCTCTGCTGCTCTTTTAGGGTCATCAATGGTATCAAGGATTTGTGGAAGTGCACCAACCATACGATCTGCCATAAACTCTGCTTGAACTGATTTGGTACGCCTGAGAAAGTAAAACAGTTCCATATATTTTTTGGTTTTGGTCTTTTTAGCAATAAAGAATTTTTTTGAGGTCTGCCATGGAAAGTTGGCTTTGGGGTTAAGCCATTTAGGCATTTGTATACCTCGCTTTTTCATAAAAGCAATCACCATCGGAAAGACTTCACGAAACCGTTCCGTATGCCCTTGTGGAAACCAAATAAAGTGCCCAATACCCAGTGAAGCAAAGTCCTCACCCTTATTCCACCAAATCAAGTACTTATCTTTACCTGCCCCCTCATTTAACCACACTTTTTTTGCAATATGCTCTGCCTGTTTTGGAGTCATATGTAGTGGCTGTGCAAAAAGTACACCCGAACATAACAAAGCCCATAACCATAA is a window from the Sulfurovum sp. genome containing:
- a CDS encoding MotA/TolQ/ExbB proton channel family protein translates to MTNIKETNPIQPSCPDKVLAISIIPLFLLLVLVAGYMNLFPLKVESHTLIIISFILVVFTFFVRHNATFTACYIDRSSAHMENRLKMELDANALTIMRETKSTLNVKDFMEAYCKEIRNDHFARVATSIFPMLGILGTFIAIAISMPDFTVKDTNALDREISVLLSGIGTAFYASIYGITLSLIWTYFEKRGNTKIDKKLYNLERRYRTRIWRQVDLIKYEHMQSKLKDQQVVQTLKEIFNIDFIHTMNDQYLKNFMTIVTHATEGFSQVTKNMQVASQELRETLESIYDRREGVGTIDAIKNDIETFNENAREIRESMKHFDGSVEHTFDKIDNEVSQIVEKLTTFARMIAEQSTQISKISDQHKEENEKQ
- the recO gene encoding recombination protein RecO — its product is MLQVRKAKDEDSIVLIITCNHIRTYYRFYGARHSILQLGNLVDFEVEGEDGRFLPRLRSLSHIGFHWQFDHNYLMLWHNFIQKFESHLKDADELNPFYFDLLLNAAKRWGKQNPKRIICESYLSILHHEGRLYPNGHCYICEQPINEEIALMQSFKPAHPGCIYSPALPAKKIFDFLKSKKSTFLEDSEVEVLYSVIMKGF
- a CDS encoding PhnA domain-containing protein, translated to MENIPNCPKCNSEYTYEDGNLYICPECAHEWSKNAITEEDSSLTIKDANGNILTDGDTVTVIKDLKVKGSSSGIKVGTKIKGIRLVEGNDGHNIDCKVSGVGQIKLKQEFVKKA
- a CDS encoding TRAP transporter large permease subunit codes for the protein MKYSHLLEQLSKYAGFLAAILVFVLALLVSYDALMRYLFSEGSIALQELEWHLFDVVFLLGISYALKHDKHVRVDIFFERYTHDTKVIVQILAMMLLVIPFNAMMIMYAYDMTLQSYIQHEISADPGGLGSRWIVKSILLLAFVLLMLQAISEILKAYYKLDNKVMLLKTFSGVVFVATLVYIAWYNRVTFWFDPVFLMFGMALILLLAGFQVAFVFGGTALFFALISDEVGPHVLEMLPYRTYGIMGNITLMAIPLFILMGLILEKSKMAEVLLESMGKLFGPVRGGVAVSVILVGAILAASTGIVGASVVMMSLIALPLMLKHGYASSVASGAIAASGTLGQLIPPSIVLIVLGDQMHLSVGDLFKAAVIPGLLLIVLYVLYILLYALIKPSVAPAITLEQPYVQIAKGAFKAIIPPLLLIGAVLGSIFVGIASPTESAAIGVLGSIVLATYNRVFSYELLRYASVETVKLTAMIFMILIGATAFSLVFNELGGGDMALHFFTGKIGDQWMFIFIAMIVIFLLGFFIDFIEIAFVVVPILVPIVASFGIDPIWFAILIAMNLQASFLTPPFGFALFYLKGAAGDKVRTIDIYKGVIPFIMLQLIALGIVVLFPNLIYFFWDKG